A single Brassica rapa cultivar Chiifu-401-42 chromosome A04, CAAS_Brap_v3.01, whole genome shotgun sequence DNA region contains:
- the LOC103864893 gene encoding dof zinc finger protein DOF2.1, whose translation MDPQQEMSNETLETILVSSTKGSNYKNIKKMEEEMKKKQGKGELEGEAQKCPRCESPNTKFCYYNNYSLSQPRYFCKSCRRYWTKGGTLRNVPVGGGCRRNKRSSSSFSKNINKPINFHNDPLHNPFTGMPSSFGYDSIDLNLAFAALHKHPPSQVTPSFGFGGDVSIYGNSTNTHSGVLGNGLNFGEQNGNFNGGSLWYGFMSGNESENKTTSALGIPLEGNETKQENVNNNNNILGNPSKVLLGFPWQITGNSAGGVPETDPGRESWNGLVSSWSSGLLNTPLV comes from the exons ATGGATCCTCAACAG GAAATGTCAAATGAAACATTGGAAACCATATTGGTAAGCTCAACAAAAGGAAGcaattataaaaacattaaaaaaatggaagaggaaatgaagaagaagcaagGAAAAGGAGAACTAGAAGGTGAAGCACAAAAATGTCCAAGATGTGAATCTCCAAACACAAAGTTTTGTTACTACAACAACTATAGTCTTTCTCAACCTCGTTACTTCTGCAAATCTTGTCGGAGATATTGGACTAAAGGTGGTACTCTCCGTAACGTCCCCGTTGGTGGTGGTTGCCGTCGAAACAAAcgatcttcttcatctttctccAAGAACATCAATAAGCCTATCAATTTCCACAACGATCCACTTCACAATCCTTTTACGGGAATGCCATCCTCCTTTGGTTATGACTCCATTGATCTCAACCTCGCTTTCGCTGCACTTCATAAACATCCCCCTTCTCAAGTTACACCTTCTTTTGGGTTTGGAGGTGATGTTTCTATTTATGGAAACTCGACAAACACACACTCTGGTGTTCTAGGAAACGGGTTGAACTTTGGAGAGCAAAACGGTAATTTCAACGGTGGTAGTTTGTGGTATGGTTTCATGTCCGGAAATGAAAGTGAAAACAAGACAACTTCGGCTTTGGGGATTCCTCTGGAGGGAAACGAGACAAAGCAAGAGAAtgtgaacaacaacaacaatatcTTAGGGAATCCAAGCAAGGTTTTATTGGGATTTCCATGGCAAATAACCGGGAATTCAGCTGGCGGTGTACCGGAGACTGATCCGGGAAGGGAAAGCTGGAATGGGTTGGTTTCATCTTGGAGTAGTGGTTTACTTAACACTCCTTTGGTCTAG